A single region of the Bos mutus isolate GX-2022 chromosome 17, NWIPB_WYAK_1.1, whole genome shotgun sequence genome encodes:
- the NOC4L gene encoding nucleolar complex protein 4 homolog: MEGDAGPGDARRALGHLVEAVLASRGEANAVFDILAVLQSEDQEEIQEAVHACSRLFGALLARGELFVGQLPSEEMVLTGSRGATRKYKIWMRHRYQSCCNRLGELLAHPSFQVKELALSTLMKFVQLEGEHPLEKPKWEGNYLFPHQLFMLVVGGLLSPEEDRSLLLSQFREYLEHDDIRYHTMQAASNTVARTTNGRPEVPLTFWNNAFMLLSSVSLPRQESTLSSFYVKHTELSDKWKVVHLKEHRKAFQQMWLHFLKHQLPLCVCKKVLVIMHDSILPHLAQPSLMIDFLTRAYDIGGAVSLLALNGLFILIHKHNLEYPDFYRKLYGLLDPSVFHVKYRARFFHLADLFLSSSHLPAYLVAAFTKRLARLALTAPPEALLMVLPFICNLLRRHPACRVLMHRPRGPELDADPYDPTEEDPAQSRALESSLWELQALQQHYHPEVSKAASAINQALSVPEVSIAPLLEVTAFEIFERDLKKKGPGSVPLEFIPARGLLGRREDLCAQHFTLS; encoded by the exons ATGGAGGGGGACGCCGGCCCCGGGGACGCGCGGCGGGCGCTGGGCCACCTAGTGGAGGCGGTACTGGCCAGCCGCGGCGAGGCCAACGCCGTGTTCGACATCCTGGCCGTTCTGCAG TCTGAGGACCAGGAGGAGATCCAGGAAGCCGTGCACGCATGCAGCCGACTTTTCGGGGCCCTGCTGGCCCGAGGAGAACTGTTTGTGGGACAACTGCCCTCTGAGGAGATGGTCCTGACAG GGTCCCGGGGGGCCACTCGCAAATACAAGATTTGGATGCGGCACCGGTACCAGAGCTGCTGCAACCGCCTGGGGGAGCTGTTGGCTCACCCCTCCTTTCAGGTCAAG GAGCTGGCCCTCAGCACACTCATGAAGTTTGTGCAGCTGGAGGGTGAGCacccactggagaagcccaagtGGGAAGGCAACTATCTGTTCCCCCACCAGCTCTTCATG TTGGTGGTGGGAGGCCTGCTGTCTCCAGAGGAGGACCGCTCCCTGCTCCTCTCCCAGTTCCGGGAGTATCTGGAACACGATGACATCCGCTACCATACGATGCAGGCCGCCTCCAACACCGTGGCCCGGACCACCAATGGGCGCCCTGAG GTGCCCCTCACTTTCTGGAACAATGCCTTCATGCTGCTGTCCTCTGTGAGCCTGCCCCGCCAGGAGAGCACCCTCTCCAGCTTCTATGTGAAGCACACAG AGCTGTCAGACAAGTGGAAGGTCGTTCATCTGAAG GAGCACAGGAAGGCCTTCCAGCAGATGTGGCTCCACTTCCTCAAGCACCAG CTGCCTCTCTGCGTCTGCAAGAAGGTGCTGGTAATCATGCACGACTCCATCCTGCCCCACCTGGCGCAGCCCAGCCTCATGATCGACTTCCTCACCCGCGCCTATGACATCG GTGGAGCCGTCAGCCTGCTGGCCTTGAATGGACTTTTCATCTTGATTCATAAACACAACCT GGAGTACCCTGACTTCTACCGGAAGCTGTATGGCCTTCTCGATCCGTCCGTCTTCCACGTGAAGTACCGGGCCCGCTTCTTTCACTTGGCCGACCTCTTCCTGTCGTCTTC GCACCTGCCTGCCTACCTGGTGGCTGCCTTCACCAAGCGTCTGGCCCGCCTGGCCCTGACAGCACCCCCCGAGGCCCTGCTCATGGTCCTGCCCTTTATCTGCAACCTGCTGCGCAGACACCCGGCCTGCCGGGTCCTCATGCATCGGCCCCGGGGCCCTG AGCTGGACGCCGACCCCTATGACCCCACAGAGGAGGACCCGGCCCAGAGCCGAGCCCTGGAGAGCTCCCTGTGGGAGCTACAG GCCCTCCAGCAGCATTACCACCCCGAGGTGTCCAAGGCCGCCAGCGCCATCAACCAGGCACTGTCCGTGCCCGAGGTCAGCATCGCCCCGCTGCTGGAGGTCACCGCCTTTGAG ATCTTTGAGCGGGACCTGAAGAAGAAGGGGCCTGGGTCGGTGCCGCTGGAGTTCATCCCAGCACGGGGCCTGCTGGGCCGGCGGGAGGACCTCTGTGCCCAGCATTTCACGCTGAGCTGA